In Synechococcus sp. PCC 6312, one genomic interval encodes:
- a CDS encoding thylakoid membrane photosystem I accumulation factor — protein MAFRQFFPQSSLRRRCGEVMITLLICVVLWGMGSLNHPAWAGLTDDHFDGNIFALYGGNGSLVPPRVTLAQSLQRAQPTLLVYYINDSSDCKAYTTVVSQLQSYYGRAADFIPIDVDSIPPQTSYNSSEPGYYYQGLVPQTVLLDATGKIVFNQAGNVDFAVIDDKFRDVFNLLPRTQSLELKPRPVNEINVELSGRN, from the coding sequence ATGGCATTTCGGCAATTTTTCCCACAGTCATCCTTACGGCGTAGATGCGGCGAAGTCATGATTACCTTGCTCATCTGTGTGGTGCTTTGGGGAATGGGGAGCTTAAATCACCCGGCCTGGGCTGGTCTAACGGACGATCATTTCGATGGAAATATATTCGCCCTCTACGGCGGAAATGGCTCCCTTGTGCCGCCCCGCGTCACCTTAGCCCAATCTCTACAACGTGCTCAACCCACCTTACTGGTTTATTACATCAATGACAGTAGTGATTGTAAAGCCTATACCACTGTCGTTTCCCAACTACAGTCCTACTACGGGCGCGCCGCTGACTTTATCCCGATTGATGTGGATTCAATCCCCCCCCAAACCAGCTATAACTCCAGCGAACCGGGCTATTACTACCAAGGCCTGGTTCCCCAAACAGTCCTGTTAGATGCTACAGGCAAAATAGTGTTCAACCAGGCCGGTAACGTTGACTTTGCCGTGATTGATGACAAGTTTCGGGACGTCTTTAATTTATTGCCCCGCACCCAATCCTTAGAGCTAAAACCCCGCCCAGTTAATGAAATTAATGTCGAGCTTTCAGGGCGTAACTAA
- a CDS encoding orange carotenoid-binding protein encodes MPYTVDSARGIFSKTLAADIVPATIARFNQLSIEDQLAWIWFAYLEMGKTVTIAAPGAARMQFAEPILAQIRQMSFQEQTQVMFDLANHADTPICRTYATWSVNIKLGFWFQLGQWMEQGIVAPIPAGYQLSANAAAVLQTLREADSGQQITILRNSVVDMGFDINKLGTYTRVAEPLEAPKDLSQRSQVKIEGVNNPVVLAYMNNLNANDFDALIDLFAEGSALQPPFQRPIVGKDAILRFFKEDCQNLVLLPERGVSEPADEGYTQIKITGKVQTPWFGAGVGMNIAWRFLLTPDNKIFFVAIDLLASPKELLNLSR; translated from the coding sequence ATGCCATATACAGTTGATTCAGCCCGAGGCATTTTTTCAAAAACACTTGCTGCTGATATTGTGCCAGCTACGATTGCTCGGTTTAATCAGCTCAGCATCGAAGATCAACTAGCGTGGATTTGGTTTGCCTATCTGGAAATGGGTAAAACAGTCACCATTGCTGCTCCAGGGGCTGCCAGAATGCAATTTGCCGAGCCGATCTTGGCCCAAATCCGGCAAATGTCTTTTCAGGAACAAACCCAGGTGATGTTTGATTTAGCAAACCATGCAGACACTCCCATCTGCCGCACCTATGCCACTTGGTCGGTCAATATCAAGCTAGGCTTCTGGTTCCAACTCGGTCAATGGATGGAGCAAGGAATTGTCGCCCCGATTCCGGCTGGGTATCAACTGTCTGCCAATGCCGCCGCCGTGTTGCAAACCCTCAGGGAAGCCGATTCTGGGCAGCAGATTACGATTTTGCGCAACTCCGTGGTTGATATGGGTTTTGACATCAATAAACTTGGAACCTATACCCGGGTTGCTGAGCCACTTGAAGCCCCCAAAGATCTATCCCAGCGCAGCCAAGTCAAAATTGAGGGGGTGAATAATCCTGTCGTTTTAGCTTACATGAACAACCTCAATGCCAATGACTTTGATGCTTTAATTGACCTGTTTGCTGAAGGCAGTGCTCTGCAACCCCCCTTCCAACGGCCGATTGTGGGGAAAGATGCCATTCTCCGGTTCTTTAAGGAAGACTGCCAAAATCTAGTCTTACTCCCAGAACGTGGTGTTTCCGAGCCAGCGGATGAAGGCTATACCCAGATCAAAATCACAGGTAAAGTACAAACTCCCTGGTTTGGGGCTGGAGTTGGGATGAATATTGCCTGGCGATTTCTACTGACTCCCGATAATAAAATCTTCTTTGTGGCGATTGATCTCCTGGCCTCACCCAAAGAGCTATTAAACCTGTCCCGTTAG
- a CDS encoding fatty acid desaturase codes for MQENLGGLFVAIGLIGLWFTSFGLTLMMPLDQVSPIWIGAAVWGRTFLHTGLFITAHDAIHASSFPQQHQWLKVWIGRIAVGLYAFLPYDQCCGNHWQHHAAPGQVGDPDFHNGVDVHVVQWYRKFIGEYLSGRQLLIFGGLSLGIGLILHFWFQVAWLNLVVFWGLPLILSSWQLFYFGTYLPHRQSPLPRPATNNLAIFPARPVNKFQQTSWLIYSFLSCYHFGTFHPQHHQAPHIPWYRLPLVRTEPERVARTTNTVNQ; via the coding sequence ATGCAAGAAAATTTAGGTGGGTTATTTGTCGCAATTGGCCTGATTGGTCTTTGGTTCACTAGCTTCGGCTTAACCCTAATGATGCCCCTTGATCAGGTCTCACCGATTTGGATTGGTGCGGCTGTTTGGGGGCGGACATTCTTGCATACAGGCCTATTTATTACAGCCCATGATGCAATTCACGCTAGTTCTTTCCCCCAACAGCATCAGTGGCTTAAGGTCTGGATTGGGCGCATTGCGGTTGGTTTATATGCCTTTTTGCCCTATGACCAATGTTGTGGTAATCACTGGCAACATCATGCTGCTCCAGGCCAGGTTGGAGACCCAGATTTTCACAATGGGGTTGATGTTCATGTGGTGCAGTGGTACCGAAAATTTATTGGCGAATACCTATCCGGTAGGCAACTGCTGATTTTCGGGGGGCTGAGTCTTGGGATTGGCTTAATATTACATTTCTGGTTTCAGGTGGCCTGGCTAAACCTGGTAGTGTTTTGGGGTTTACCCCTGATTCTTAGTTCATGGCAGTTATTTTACTTTGGGACTTATCTCCCCCATCGCCAGAGTCCCCTGCCCAGGCCAGCAACCAATAATCTTGCTATCTTCCCTGCCAGGCCAGTTAATAAGTTCCAGCAAACCTCCTGGCTAATTTACTCTTTTCTTTCCTGCTATCACTTTGGCACCTTTCATCCGCAACACCACCAGGCTCCCCATATCCCTTGGTATCGTCTACCCTTAGTCCGTACTGAGCCAGAAAGAGTTGCCAGGACGACAAACACCGTTAACCAGTAA
- a CDS encoding LON peptidase substrate-binding domain-containing protein — MAFSSIAVRELPLFPLPEVVLFPGRPLPLHIFEFRYRIMMNTILEEDRRFGVLMWDQQSGRPASVGCCAEVLRYERLPDDRMVIECLGQQRFRVLDYVREKPYRVGLVEWIEDEPVVDDLAPLGLEVRQLLEDVVRLSSKLTEQSIQLPPDLPQLPRELSFWIASNFHGVAGEQQKLLEMQVTAERLQREAEILTTTRNHLAARTVLKDTFNA; from the coding sequence ATGGCGTTTTCCTCCATTGCTGTGCGTGAATTGCCCCTATTTCCCCTGCCGGAAGTTGTCCTATTTCCCGGCCGCCCCCTACCACTCCACATTTTTGAGTTTCGCTACCGAATTATGATGAACACTATTCTTGAGGAGGATCGCCGCTTTGGGGTTTTAATGTGGGATCAACAATCCGGTCGCCCGGCCAGTGTGGGTTGCTGTGCTGAGGTTCTCCGTTATGAGCGATTACCCGATGATCGAATGGTGATTGAATGTCTCGGACAGCAACGGTTTCGAGTTTTAGATTATGTCCGGGAAAAGCCCTATCGGGTTGGCCTGGTGGAGTGGATTGAAGATGAGCCGGTTGTGGATGATTTAGCTCCCCTGGGCCTGGAGGTGCGGCAGTTACTAGAGGATGTGGTGCGTTTATCTTCCAAACTAACCGAGCAGAGTATTCAACTCCCCCCAGACCTACCCCAACTCCCGCGGGAACTATCCTTCTGGATTGCCAGTAATTTTCATGGCGTGGCTGGAGAGCAACAAAAACTCTTAGAAATGCAAGTCACTGCTGAACGATTACAGCGAGAAGCAGAGATTTTGACCACAACCCGGAATCATTTGGCGGCCCGCACAGTTCTCAAAGATACCTTTAATGCCTAA